Genomic window (Alnus glutinosa chromosome 9, dhAlnGlut1.1, whole genome shotgun sequence):
tgagtggtttataaagatattcatgagtgctaagtctcacattgcttagttagTAGGTGAATATGGgctttataagaaattataggaactccaaattgactagtccttttagggtgatagagcagatgtggctagcactttttTTTGGGTCGTTACAGTTTGGGTATGTgaatgaagatgtgcttatatgtatattcacatACTTCTTGACACGACgcattttaaagtcgtgataactatgaacctattagaacttcCCAGTTAAACGTGCTTATGTGAGAGTAataccaagatgggtgaccttctgagaagtctggttcgggATATCCAAAAGTTgacaatattatgtcgttgAGGATGGATCGCTAcaaatgatatcagagccattgcccagcttGAGATgggggggagcgtgcacaagtcCATGAGGGTTGCCAGTGGGCACTCGCTAGGACGTAAAAAATGAGGTGATCCCATGAAGTTTCCAGTGGAGACGTTGGGTCCTAAGACGGGGTGCTTGTGATGTCTCACTTCGTCGAggtatgagaatgaggatgtgtttatatgtatattcgcaccatTTTTGACACAgcgtgttttaaagccgtgatgaccatgaacatatatatcagaactccgcaattaTGTGTGCTTATGCGAGCTAGAGTAGTACATGGATGGATGACTTCCTAGGAAATCTAGTTCAGGAGAgtcaaaagtggacaatattgtgtcattcagggtgggtcgttacatagGTTACCCCCTTCATGACTCGAATACAAAGCCGTAACCTTTTCGATCCCATACTTGACGAGCTGTACATGTTTGATCTCATACTCGACGTGTAGCTGGCTTTGATATCAAATAATACAAACTTTGGGTAAAACCCACCCTAGGAAATCAGCTTGTAAGGGTAGGATGCTCAAGAGCTTATACAATATGGTTAAGATTGTATTTAAACCATGTAGGATACTTAAAGATCATAACATATATATGATACCAATATCCAAAGGGCATCATGTCATGTGTCTAttaccattttatttttcacataattTCAAATTAGTTAGGCTAGGGTGGTATCCATCTAGCATGAGGGTACCATATGGATTGAGCTTCTTCCACTCTTTGACAGAAAAAgttgaaattaaataaagaaaaaggatgGCAGGAGGAAGCGCATGCATCATGAACTAGAATGATTTCACATGGGTTTCTATTGCAATCAAGACCTTAATTATGCAAGATGGATTCACTGCAAATAAAAGAGGAGTAATTGCCAAAAATACAGGTCATCAGAAAAATGACAGTACTAATTAAAGACATATTGAAATTCAAAAACTATTAGCATTGAtgaaccaaataaaaaattttcaaatttcgaGTGACAGTCCCAAATTAGGATGAACTTAATTATTTCGTGTGCTAGCAAGAATATAGAAGAACGAATTAATTCAATGCAAGGCATGCAGTAattaatgtgtatatataagTCCTCTCTAAGCATCATTCTCTATAATTTGAATAAGAACTAATTAATTACTTGTGTAAAAATATGCATAACTTTCACTTTCTACCTGATCACCTGTTTTATGCTTTGCAATAAATACCTAAACAAGCCAGTGGCATCCCAATTAATCACATCTGAAAAATCTGCCAAGCTAGCTTGGATAGTTGAATTTATACTTATGATCACATTTTACAGTCTAAactaagaaatatatatatatatatactgagaAACGCTTGTGATCGTATGGCtttaaatttgatctctgtTTATAATCATCCACTGCATATATCCTCTATATCCCTATCATTTGACATGCAATAATATAATGCAGGTTTAATGTTGGAAAAAACAATAGCTAAAATAAGCTAACaatgatcataactttttgaattttgaacttCGCATAGTTTTTAAACAATACAATGATCATAACTTACTTTTACCCTTTCAACTGATTAGAATGATATCGGAAAATCTTTTTCCCTAAGTAATTGTGAAATTAAGGAAATTAAACCGAGTTGAAGTGATGTTTGACCAGTTAGATTTCCATACTATTTGGCCTCATAACTCAATCATGTACTTTATCAAACGTTTATCAGCAATATTGTGAAGAAAAACAAGTTTGAAATGCATCTATTTATTAGTGAATTTATTTTGGTGCAATGGTTAAAGTCTAATGATGGCAAGTACAAGTACTACTTGATTGGTCAAAGTGGTCCACTTCATGCAAACaaattccaaaattaatttGCCTTCCAGGATTCTGCTTTTTGGGAAAAATGGTTCTTATAATCATGCTTCTAAGGATAATAGAAAAAGGCCTCttggaataataaaaatgtctACAAGTTAATTCTTGATGCACGACTAGTGGAGCTAGTATTAGATAGAAAAAGATAGAAACTCGGAAGAAACGTATAGAGATCGATCATCTCATTTAGGTCATCAAGAAGAAGATTATCTTCCTTGGTAGAGAAgggatcaaataaaaattgtagcTCGTATTTACCCTGGTTCTTGTGCATGAAACGCGAAGGAGACTTTTAAATGCTTTCtacggtttatatatatatgtataacagATATATCCTCAGGAACAGCCCTGTTCAACCCTAATCCGTACCGTACAAGCTGGGCTTAATTAAATTACACCACCAAAATGccataaaattatgaaaattacaTATGTGAACGCGGAGGTTTAAATCGAGAAAATTAACTTGAAAACATGTTTTACGGTAAgatgcaaaataataattaccatgatatatatatatatatgttggaaaTTCAGAAGAACTTTTTAGTACCAGTTGCTGTTGATGGGTCCTGATCAGGCTCAGGCCCCAGTCTAAGCTCAAGGTCTATCTTCGAACCAGACAAGTCATAGGTAGATGACAAACCCTTTTCTTCAGTTTTCCGATGAAATTGGTCTTTGTCTGATGATGCTTCGACAAATAGACGAAGTTGCTTGACTTCACCGACATGGGTTTCATCCCTGCTCGTAGGCCATTTTACTGTGCTACTCTCGACGTCACTAGGCTTATTGGCTTCGAATAGCCAAGAGGAAGAAGTCGCAGGTATTGGAGGATACGAGGGAAAGACCCTTGGGATGTCCGAAGATGGTTGAGATTGATCATCAATATTCGAGAATCTCTTGTGCTTGGCCTTTTCTTTTCGGTGGATGTTCATGTGCCCTCCTAAGGCTTGCGCATTAGAGAAGCCTCTCCTGCAAAAGGTGCAGTCATAGGACTTGCCTTGGGTTGCCCCTCGCTCATGATCTGAACTGATCACCTGGTCCAGATTTTCTTGGGGTGGCTGATGATCATGATCAGGCTCCATTTTTGCAGGAAACTTAaccccagagagagagagagagagagaggaattgtAGACTGGCTGGTAGTGAAGATGGTTTTGTCGAGGGGGGCAGAGGGCCTGCTTTTAACCTTCTAGATTTATGATCTGTAACTTCCTGGATGTTATACAATTTAATTTGTATGAAAGGACAAACCTTGATCTACTTGGTCATGGTAGAGCTAGCTAGACTCGTCgcaatattttatatatacaatatggTGGGTACGTAAGTAATTACATTGAAAGAACTTTCTCTCCCCTATATTTAATTGTATCTCAACCAGAGCAATTCCATGCATGCCCATAAACCAAAAAGGATTGAAGATAAACTCAGAAAACCTTAAAATAATATAGatacatatatatctatatatatatatacacacatatatcaaGAGAGAGAttatgttatttagtagactattatagGACTATTAGTTAAAATCagccattaatttttttgttttacgaATCCTTATTGATctagagaaatgtttggtttttgcatcttttacttattttttttgttcatctttGTATAAGAGATGggcaaatccaccattgaatctATGAGGCATTTGAaagattcaatgattaatttgcAAAAGAGGTGAACTAGAGATGTATGTATGTGTAACAGCTTTCTATTGATCCAAAGACTAATTTTGAGTGTCACGTTATTCTAGTTGTATAGTAGTAATATAgcagtctattaaataacattagtcatatatatatatatatatataaaatgagtaaataaattttacattgaaatctcccctttttccttttattttttggttgtggTCTTTATGACTGAAACACAGTGAAGGAATATTATTTCATTCTGTTTAATTCTTactagttctctctctctctctctctctctctctctctatatatatatatatatatatataataaagtaTGTACTAACTAATCATTTCTGTTTAGCAAAGAGGCCTTAGATAAACTTCTACTCATATACTAATAGCTTAAAAAGATGACACCAATTTTGTTGATCAGAAGGCCTTGCATGTACTGAAAgtctatattttttatttgttgatgGGGATAGATTGACATTACGGGTAGCCATAAATTTAAGTTTGGAGTACGTACTTCCAATTCCTTGTATACTGAAAGTCTGAAAAcgtaattaggaaaaaaaaaaaaaaagaagtctgAAAACGTTGTTTTCAGAAATTGATcgatatatatatgcacacacaaaatattttattatactTTTTCCCCAAGCATCAataagaaaaacgaaaaatataGGTTTTTGGCTAAGATAGAgtttgattaatatatatatccgTATGCTTATTTGTTCATATGTTGGCTGCAACGCTATAACTCAATCACCCTCATTGGTCGTCACCTAGCTATGTGAACAACGTTATTTAAAAgagattattattataattgGAAATTAAGAATTAATTGATCCCCTAACCCAGAATGAAATAAGGATTGTCTTTCATATAtgcaataaaaaataagaatgaatGAAATCATTTGTGTAGTCTTGATAAGAATACATGAAAATAAAGGAGAGAATTTTCacaataaaattttcataatataatGTACATGACTCTTAACTCCTTGCAATGACTTGAATTGTATGGCCATGATTTTGATTCAACAAGATAAAAATAGGACTCGATTCTTAATTATGTGCCATCAAATGCCTCGGCAACCAAaaatgatgatatatatatatatatactactaaTATACCATAACCTAAGatttattgaagaagaagaatgccAAAGAAAATTATGGCTTTTACTTCATTTTCTGGGTTATTATTGGCTAATTCTTTGAATTTCACTAGAAGCtagacaaattttattttattttatgtttgtttttgttttccctttggtATTATTATGATAACAAAATGTGTGATCCCAGCACATCTAACATATAACTCAAAACCATCAACAATATAATCCGATAATTATCCATTTTAAGAGTGATCATGTCAAATTGAATTATTATCCATTTTATTTATCTTGTGCATTTCAATATATAAGTCAGTCAAGTGTTCCACATGCAgaacttcaaaattttaaagacatTTCAATAATCAAGAAATGACAAtactttttcctatatatatataactattctAATGCCAGGAATTCTCAACTTTCAAAAGAATAATcgaaatatatttattttatggtattatatatattatttaaataacgTGACAATATGTTTATAAGGCCACAATCACCtggagaaaattttatttcattttttttttgaaacataatTAATCATCTCTAGCTCTTCTTGATCATGGTACGTTGATAATTCCAACGTTCCCAATATTCAACGTTTTCTTGCCAAAGTTTGCCACCTTAGCAGCCAAATTAAGGAGTCCAACAACAACCAAGCTCCAAGCATGCAGTACGAAGTGACAGCCAAACCCTAGTTAAGAATCACTCCCGACAGAGGGtgttttcataaaaatatgatGATCATCATATTTATATGAAAACAACTAATTAAGTACCAACTTGCACCATTTTATGATCTCTACACGTACGTCTGCCAAGTGGAAGCTCAAGAGACATAgtcaattaaactaattaattaaagggCTTATATATTCTTTATTCTGAGAAAATCAAAATGTTTGTGTCAGCATTAccaggaaaaagaagaaagatctgTATGTCGATCTCCCCGGCCGTCAAAACGCGTGGAAACTGACCACTTGTGGTCAATGATTTGCCTGTTAATTATTGTTAACTAATGGTTTATCGAACTTGTAACGAGAGAAATTGTTAAGTAGTgaaagattttaaattttaaggaaaCTTAAGGCTTTTTAGATATCGAGGAAACCTATTCTTTTTCAATACAAGGTGTGAGATTAATTCTGCTTCCTTTCTATTAATTACTCATGCAtgtaaataagagaattacaaagacataaaatatattccTTTATCCTAAGATAAGCtaataatacaaataaattaCTTGGGGATAACTCTAACTTGGAGAAACTTACGTACTACTAAATAACTTTTGCACTatagtgctatatataaataattaaaagacatgCACCGACTtagataactataactatatttatttaattaaactacgaTTACTCTAAGATAAACTAATGAAAGATATGTCAACGTCTTTTACGTGTTGTAGAATTTTGATTTCATAACACATTGCTTTCTTATATCCATAAATGTGGAAGTAGTCAAAAAGTTAGAACACTTGGAAATTATATATGCATTTTCAGGTGATCAGTGTGGTGATTCCGCCCccatttgatatatatttgtgtttggAGGTCATGGATTTGATCTCGATTACTAGCTGTGCTTAGGAAACAGGGGACTCATACCCATAATCTATACCTGTTGTGTGCTTATGTTTGAGAGCGTGTTTGGTGTTTGGTCATAGACAAAGCCTCGGAATAGAGCTTCCTTAGCCTACCTATGGTGGGGGATAAAGGGCATTCGAGGTACCCTACCTCCTAAGGATCAACTACAATAGTTGAGGATGAAATATCTGATAGCTTATTCATTGCCTCCTTAGGTTTAAATAGAATGCTTACATGAAAGGAAAAATACACGAATGGGAAAATGGGAAACAATCCCTTATTATTCTCCTACAATCCCTTATTATTCTCCTAATTTTCTACTGGGAAACAATCCCTTATTTTGGCCGCGATCAGCCACTTTCCTTCTTAGCCATGATGTGCAGCCCACGACTTTCCTTCCCGTGATTTATCTTGCCATGCAGACCACGACTTTCCTTCTTAACTTCCTTAGTGTGCGGCACACGTAACACTCCTTTCCCCTTCGAAACGTCCTTGTCCTCAAGGACAAAAGCAGGGAAACGCTGTTGAAAGTCGGATAAGCTTTCCCAAGTCGCGTCCGCTGGTGAATATCCCTGCCAATGAACTAAGAGTTGGTGGACTCCTTGCTGTATGCGGCGATCCAGCACAGCTTGTGGAAACACTGGCTCGTCTTCTCCTACGGGAAGATGATCTTGTACAGGTGTCCCGGTGCCCAGCCATTTCTTGAGGACCGAAACATGAAAAACATTATGGATTTTGGATGATGGTGGGAGAGCCAAACGATACGCTACTGGACCAATCTTGGCAGTAATGCGGTAGGGCCCGAAAAACCTGGGGGCTAGTTTCTGGTTGGTCCGTTTGCTAAGGGACTGTTGGCGATAGTTGTGCAATCGCAAGTAGACCCATTCGCCCGGACAAAACTCCCTTTCTGTGTGATTCTTATCATAAACCTGTTTCATGCGATTTTGGGCCCCCATTAATTGACGACGAACCTCTCGAAGTACTGCGTCTCTAGCAACCAAGGCTCCCTCAACCGCAGCAACTTGAGTGGTACCTGGTATGTAAGATAAGAGAGAGGGTGGAGGCCTTCCATAAACAACCTCGAAGGGTGAGTGCTTGATGGCTGAGTGGAAACTGGTATTGTAACAGAATTCAACCCACGGTAGCCATTTAACCCACTGCTTAGGATAAGAACTAGTGAAGCATCGTAGGTACATCTCAATGGTGCGATTGACTACCTCCGTCTGGCCGTCCGTTTGAGGATGGTAGGCTGAGCTAAATCTGAAGCTAGTACCATTGAGTCGAAACAGCTCGCGCCAAAAAAGGCTAGTGAAGGTTGGGTCTCGGTCACACACAATGGAAGTTGGTATCCCATGGAGCCGAAAAATGGCTTCAAAGAAGACTTGGGCAACTTGAGATGCCGTATATGGGTGCTTGATGGGAGTGAAATGCCCATATTTGGAGAACCTATCGACAACCACCAAGATAGTAGTTTTTCCATTAGACGGGGGGAGACCATCAATGAAGTCCATAGAGATATCAGACCAAACTTGCTCTGGAATCGGCAACGGTTGTAGCAACCCTGCAGGCTTGGTCGCATCTGTTTTGTGGCGCTGGCAAGTGTCACAGTGTTTGATAAATTCTTTGAGTTGGGAACTCATACCTGGCCAATAAAAAACTGCTCTCAGTCGCTGTAGCGTCTTGTGGTAACCTTCATGGGTGGCATTGTGGAATTCAGCAATGATCGTTGGAGTGAGCGCAGAGGTGGAGGCAAGATAAATACGATTCTTGAAGTAGATGACACCCGAGTGAACATGCCATGGTCCCTGCATGTCACCCGCCTGTATCTTCTCTACCAGCTCTCGGAGGAGGGGCTCACTTTGTACTTCATGCTGGATGGGTTCAACCCACTGGGGTACGGGTTGTGAGATAGCCATGAGAGAGCCTTCCCCCTGCCGCGATAATGCATCTGCCACCGAGTTTTCGGACCCCTTCTTGTATTCAATGATGAAATCATACCTTACCAACTTGACAAGCCATTTTTGTTGAGCCTCTGTTACAATGGTTTGGTCCCATAGGTATTTGAGACTGCGGTGATCCGTTCGCACTACAAACTGCTGTCCTAATAAGTATGGCCTCCATTTTTGAACCGATGCCACCAAAGCCAACATTTCTTTCTCATAAGCTGACAGATTTAAGTTCCGCCCTTGCAAGGCTTGGCTAAAGAAAGCAATGGGACGTCGGTCTTGCATCAAGACAGCCCCAAGGCCGTACCCGGAAGCATCACACTCTATGACAAATGTCTTAGAGAAATCTGGAAGAGCCAATACGGGAGCCCGCGTCATAGCTGTTTTGAGATGCAACAGAGCTTGTTCCGCCTCAGTAGTCCATTTGAAAGCATCCTTTTTGAGAAGTTGAGTTAATGGCCGAGCAATAACACCATAGTTTTGGATGAACTTTCGATAGTAGCCGGTAAGGCCTAGGAACCCCCGTAGTGCCTTGAGTGTGGTAGGCCGTGGCCACTCCAACATGGCTTTGATTTTCTCAGGGTCAACCGCCACCCCTTCTCGGTTAATAATATGGCCTAAGTAATTCACCCTCACTTGGCCAAAGCTGCATTTATCTCTTTTGACATAGAGTTGATTAGTCCGCAAGATATCAAAAACAATGAATAAATGGATCATGTGTTCCCCCCATGACTTGCTGTAAATTAATATGTCGTCAAAGAAAACAAGGACAAACTTACGCATAACATCTCGGAAAACATCATTCATCAAAGATTGAAAAGTGGAAGGAGCGTTAGTGAGACCGAACGGCATTACCAGGAATTCAAAGTGCCCATGATGAGTGCGAAAAGCTGTCTTCTCCACGTCCCCTTCCTTCATTCGAATTTGATGATAGCCGGAGCGCAAATCCAGCTTGGAGAAGTACTGAGCCCCATGCAACTCGTCCAACAACTCGTCTATGACGGGGATGGGAAATTTGTCCTTGACGGTAATACGGTTAAGAGCACGATAATCCACACATAAATGCCAAGAACCATCCCGTTTTTTTACCAACAATACAGGCGAGGAATAGGGACTGGTGCTAGCCCTTATAACCCCTGTTTTTAACAACCccaaaataattttctcaatctcatttttttgataatgCGGGTACCTGTAGGGGCGTACATTCACTGCCCTGGAGTCCTCAATAAGGGGAATTTGATGGTCGTGCTTTCGGGGGGGTGGTAGCCTACAGGGTTCTGCAAATATCTCCTTGAAGTCTTCCAGCAACTGTAACAATTCAGGTTCTGCAATTTCGGGACAGCTCTGTTCTACGCCCAAGTGTATTGAGAATATCTGCACAAAGACTCCCTCCTGTTGTTTCCTCAGTTGCTTTAGCATTTTTGATGCCTCTAGCAACTTGTCTTGTGGGGAAGCTAACCCTTTCAAAGTAACTTCCTGCCCTTGCCACTGGAAACTCATGTACAATTTGGAGAAGTCCCAAAGAATCGGGCCAAGAGTTCTTAGCCATTGGGCCCCAAGCACTGCATCATAGCCACTCAAATTAAAGAgataaaattcaatagtgaacCTAGTGTTTTGAAACCAAACCTGAACCGCTGAGCACTTTCCTTTGCTGCTCAACTTTTCTCCATTGGCCACCAATACCTCAAACTCTGTGTGTCGGTCTGGTTTCAGCCCCAGTCGGTCGGCCAATTCCACGCTCAGGAAATTATGCGTGCTACCCGTGTCAGCCAGTAAGGTAATACAAGTTTTCATGATCATTCCTTTAATCCTCATGGTTTGCGGAGACTGTGCACCCGAAATCGCATGAAGGGATATTTCAGGAATGTCGGTGTCTTCCTCATCCCACCGCTCCTTGCTCGGATTCTCCTCCTTTGACTCCTCACCCTCTTCATATATACCTTCTATTAGGAACAATTTTTTGCATTTATGGCCCGGCGAGAATTTATCATCACAGTTGAAACAGAGCCCTTTCGAACGGCGGTCACTCAACTCTGCTGGACTTAATCTCTTAATTGCTGGTGAGCGGTTCCTGGCTAAATGAGCAGAGGGTAAAGGAGGATAGTTAGAAGAAGCCATGGTTCTTTTTACCTCAGAAAAAATCGCAGGGTGTCTTTGGGCCTATAGTCGCGCTTCGTACAACCGGGCGAGACCTACTGCGGCTGTCAACGTTTCTGGTCGTGAGGCTTGCACTTCTGGTCTAATGGTCTCCTTCAAGCCACTAATAAACCCACCGACCTGCTGTGCCACTGAGAGTCGGCCAGCCCTGCTCAACAACCGTTCATACTCACTTTGATAATCACGCACCGTTCCAGTTTGGCGAAGCTTTGTTAGATCGCCAAAGAAATCGTCGAACTGAGTAGGCCCGTATCTAACATGCAACCCCTCCTTTAGCGCCTCCCACTCCAACGCTGCCTCTCCTTCC
Coding sequences:
- the LOC133878378 gene encoding transcriptional regulator TAC1-like, which codes for MEPDHDHQPPQENLDQVISSDHERGATQGKSYDCTFCRRGFSNAQALGGHMNIHRKEKAKHKRFSNIDDQSQPSSDIPRVFPSYPPIPATSSSWLFEANKPSDVESSTVKWPTSRDETHVGEVKQLRLFVEASSDKDQFHRKTEEKGLSSTYDLSGSKIDLELRLGPEPDQDPSTATGTKKFF